A stretch of the Desulfobacter sp. genome encodes the following:
- a CDS encoding type III secretion system chaperone yields MDKRDIANQLVIELGKTLTLPDMTLNEQNYAALLFDDNILLNMEYDAIQDRMMLYVYLDELPIEGSEFLLRKLLAANFFWYRTQGATLSLEEETGGILISYAHQLNDLDSGKFEDICNNFVQKASEWKNKISEMKNQTQSNPDSKTTESAPPFQSNIQYV; encoded by the coding sequence ATGGATAAACGTGATATCGCCAATCAACTTGTTATCGAACTGGGTAAAACGCTGACCCTGCCGGACATGACACTGAATGAACAAAATTATGCCGCCCTGCTTTTTGACGACAATATTTTGCTTAATATGGAATATGATGCAATTCAGGATCGGATGATGCTTTACGTTTACCTTGATGAACTGCCGATAGAGGGAAGCGAATTCTTGTTGCGCAAGCTTTTGGCTGCCAATTTTTTTTGGTACAGGACCCAGGGTGCCACTCTTTCATTGGAGGAGGAGACCGGGGGGATACTGATCAGCTATGCCCATCAGCTTAACGATCTTGATTCAGGCAAATTTGAGGACATCTGCAATAATTTTGTGCAAAAGGCTAGCGAGTGGAAAAATAAAATATCTGAGATGAAAAACCAGACTCAATCAAACCCGGATTCTAAAACCACGGAATCAGCTCCGCCGTTTCAGTCAAACATTCAATACGTCTAA
- a CDS encoding IS4 family transposase, protein MTHISVPKKQLRSLNFDNFRCPLIKSLSKAPELQSRGDRPLKMTFEDQINALVYFHLQEHKSARHLIQDLKENVFAKENIAPDGGISRSSFCEAINHRGLEQLQFIFEDLYKQALECHPGEHAELGELVSIDGSLINAVLSMHWANYRKGSKKAKVHCGFDINHGIPNKIFLTEGNGAERTFVPKIVSKGQTGVMDRGYQSHKEFDLLQEQGKHFVCRIKTRTTRTIIDNHETPSDSYIFYDALVKLGTPNQNQTKRPVRVVGYKIAGVKYYVATDRHDLTAEQIATIYKLRWTIEDFFKWWKEHLKVYHLIARSEYGLMVQILGGLITYLLLAIHCQKQFNEKVTIKRVRQLRTAILNDLFGCEEQGSHSSNRDNIVKDQKIIEQAKT, encoded by the coding sequence ATGACGCACATCTCAGTCCCTAAAAAACAACTACGGTCCCTGAACTTTGACAATTTCAGGTGCCCTCTGATAAAGTCACTTTCAAAAGCACCGGAATTACAATCTCGAGGAGATCGCCCTTTAAAAATGACATTCGAAGACCAGATAAATGCTTTGGTTTATTTCCATCTTCAGGAGCACAAGTCTGCCCGACATTTAATTCAGGATCTCAAGGAGAATGTTTTTGCTAAAGAAAATATTGCGCCAGACGGTGGTATCAGCCGTAGTAGTTTCTGTGAAGCCATCAATCACAGGGGACTCGAACAACTGCAATTTATCTTTGAGGATCTTTATAAACAGGCTCTTGAGTGTCATCCGGGTGAACACGCCGAGTTAGGAGAGTTGGTTTCCATTGACGGTAGTCTCATAAATGCAGTCCTTTCAATGCACTGGGCGAACTACAGAAAAGGAAGTAAAAAAGCCAAAGTACATTGCGGATTTGACATTAATCACGGAATCCCAAACAAAATCTTTTTGACTGAAGGCAACGGCGCTGAACGCACCTTTGTTCCCAAAATAGTTTCCAAGGGGCAAACAGGTGTTATGGATCGTGGATATCAATCCCATAAAGAATTTGACCTGCTTCAGGAGCAAGGCAAACATTTTGTCTGCCGTATAAAAACCAGGACAACAAGAACAATTATTGATAACCACGAGACCCCTTCCGACAGCTACATTTTTTATGATGCACTGGTTAAACTTGGTACTCCGAATCAAAACCAGACGAAAAGGCCTGTTCGGGTTGTTGGCTATAAAATTGCTGGCGTCAAATACTATGTGGCAACTGACAGGCATGATTTAACAGCGGAACAAATAGCAACAATTTATAAACTCCGGTGGACCATTGAGGATTTTTTCAAATGGTGGAAAGAACATCTGAAGGTATATCATCTCATTGCCCGCAGTGAATACGGCCTTATGGTTCAGATTCTTGGCGGCCTTATCACTTACCTGTTACTGGCAATCCATTGCCAAAAACAGTTTAATGAAAAGGTCACGATCAAAAGAGTTCGGCAGCTGCGAACCGCCATTCTAAATGACCTGTTTGGCTGCGAGGAGCAGGGCTCTCATAGTTCAAACAGGGACAATATTGTCAAAGATCAAAAAATTATTGAGCAAGCAAAAACCTAA